The genomic interval TCCTGCTCGTTGACCCCGAGCCTGACTATCCGGTCCAAATGGGCCTCTACAACCGCCCGCGCACCGTGATCTCCGGTTAGTTTGAGGAGCTCAAGCTTGAGATCGGGAGGGAACAGTACCGGATTGCCCGCGCGGTCCCCATGGTGGGGCACGACGATGGCGTCGCACGAGCCCAATTCCATGATCTGGCGTAGCGTGGATTCCTGAATCCAGGGCATGTCGGCTGGCACGATAAGTGCGGCTTCCTCGGGGTGCAGGGCTTCGGCCGATGCAGCAATCGTGGAGCCCATCCCGTCCCGGAACGCGGGGTTGTGGACGAAGAAGAGGCCCAGCCCCTCCAGAGCCGCATGGATCACTTCCGCCTCATGGCCCGTGGCCACCAGGACTCGCCCAACGCCTGCACGGGTCAGTGTTTCAGCCACATGTCGAACCAGAGGTTTCCCGTTCCAGTCATGGAGGAGCTTGTTGCTGCCTGCGAACCGGCTGGAGCGCCCTGCAGCAAGCAACACCGCAGCAACGGGCGGCGCTTGCTTCATGACTGGGTTATCACGGCTGATCGCCGAGCAGACACAAGTTCCGCTGCGATGCTCAGGGCGATCTCGTCCGGCGTCTTGGCGCCGATGCTCAGGCCGATTGGAGCGTGGATGCGTTCGATTTCTTCCGCGGTGAACCCAGCCTCGCTTAGGCGCACAACTCTCTCAGCGTGAGTCTTCTTGCTTCCCAGTGCGCCGATGTACCGAACCGGGCTCCTGAGCAGGACGTGCAGCGCGGGGTCGTCGATCTTGGGGTCGTGGCTGAGCAAGACGGCGTAGGTGTCCTCGTCGAGAGCGAGTTCGCCAAGGGCCTCGTGCGGCCAAACCACCAGGCATTGGTCCGGCGAAACAGGGAACCGCTCGTCGGTGGCCAGCGCGCCGCGCGGGTCCATGACGACCGTCTCAAACCCAAGCTGCTTGGCGAAGGGGATCAGCGCCAGCGAGATGTGTACGGCGCCTGCCAGGATCAGCCGATCGGGCCGGGCCCTGTAGTGAATGAAGCCGTCCTCCAGAGCTAGGTTCATCTTGGCCCTGAGCGCCTCGGAGGCCTGGTCAACCCAACCTGGCGACACCGCTCCTATCTGCGTGCCATCACTGTGAACCAAACCATGGGAGCACTCGCCATCAGAAAGAGCGGTGACCCACGCGTAGGGCTCACGCGATTCGGATAGGACAAGGGCACGAGCCCAAACCTCAGCGTCCGCACCAGAGGGTCCAGGCGCCAACAGAACACGAACCCGCCCTCCGCAGGTAAGGCCCACCCGCCAAACCTCATCGGGTTCCATTCCGGCGTATTCAAGGAACTTGGCAGGTCCACCTTCAATCACTCTCTGGGCCTCTTCGATGACCGATCCTTCGACGCAGCCCCCGGAAACCGAGCCCAGCACCAGTCCATCTTCTCGCACCGCCATCATCGATCCGACCGGACGCGGCGAGGAGCCCCAGGTCTCAACGACCGTCGCCAGCGCAGAGCGCTGGCCTGCGTTCGACCAGGTGTCGAGGCTGCGCAGAAAGTCGGTCATGGGTGGAACCAAGGAGGGATAAGGGAT from Armatimonadota bacterium carries:
- a CDS encoding XdhC family protein, producing MTDFLRSLDTWSNAGQRSALATVVETWGSSPRPVGSMMAVREDGLVLGSVSGGCVEGSVIEEAQRVIEGGPAKFLEYAGMEPDEVWRVGLTCGGRVRVLLAPGPSGADAEVWARALVLSESREPYAWVTALSDGECSHGLVHSDGTQIGAVSPGWVDQASEALRAKMNLALEDGFIHYRARPDRLILAGAVHISLALIPFAKQLGFETVVMDPRGALATDERFPVSPDQCLVVWPHEALGELALDEDTYAVLLSHDPKIDDPALHVLLRSPVRYIGALGSKKTHAERVVRLSEAGFTAEEIERIHAPIGLSIGAKTPDEIALSIAAELVSARRSAVITQS
- a CDS encoding nucleotidyltransferase family protein, with amino-acid sequence MKQAPPVAAVLLAAGRSSRFAGSNKLLHDWNGKPLVRHVAETLTRAGVGRVLVATGHEAEVIHAALEGLGLFFVHNPAFRDGMGSTIAASAEALHPEEAALIVPADMPWIQESTLRQIMELGSCDAIVVPHHGDRAGNPVLFPPDLKLELLKLTGDHGARAVVEAHLDRIVRLGVNEQELEDVDFRGDFGRSS